Genomic window (Acidobacteriota bacterium):
CAGTTTGGACGAGATTTCCTCTTCCGGATAAGTACCGAGTTGCTCGCCGTCAATCTGATAGCCAGCCAGTTCACCGAGACCGAACTGGTGAGCGTAATAGCTGATCTTGTCAAAACCAAGCTTGCGTCCGACTGCTTCAAAGTAAGGATTATTGGAATGCGCCAACGCCGAAGTGAGATTCATACGGCTGCGTCGGCCAAGACGGATTTCAGTTTCTTTATCGATGACACCTTCACTCAACGCTGCCAAGGCAGTCGTGAGCTTGATCGTGGAGCAGGGCTGCGCTCCACTGGAAAGTGCCAGTTTCTGATTGACCATGGCCAGGATGCGTCCACTGGTCGGTTCAATCGCCACGACGGTCCCATTCAAATTACCGAGCGCTTCAATGGCTGCCTGGCGCACAACGGGATCTTCACCGGCCGTGATGTCTCCATCCGCAGTACCGTTCGCGAATGAACTGGTGTAGAAGCGTTCAAAGTTGCGGCGGCGGCGATTGCGGGCAGCGCGGGTGCGGGGGCGTGGAGCGTGGCCTTTGGCAAGCGTTCGCATGCGACGCTTCGCGCGTTGACTTTCACTCACGGAAGGCGACTTACGCGTCGTCAGTGCGCGCGTATTCACGCTGGCGGCTACGCTGCTGAGTTCCAGCAGCACGACCAATCCTAAAACTATGGCAAGCCGGCTCGTCCAACCCCACAACTTCACTGGCATGACCCCTAAGGTGACTACCTTCAATAATTTATAAGATGCACGCACCGGGCCAAAGCTACAGGATTACCCTGAGGGCGTTTGCAACTGTCCGATAATAGGGGACTTATGGGAAGAGCGCAACGACTAACTGACGCGTCGTTCGTGAGAGCAATATTAGAATAAGTTGTTTTATATCTTAGGTTTAAACGTTTTTTGCGCAAGGTCAAACACTTTGGTAATGGCTCTGCGCTGTTACCTTACAAGACACCCCCTCGATAGGAAAGCTTTTGCACAGCCTGTCACAAACCGAAATCCCCCCTCCGTGGCACCCGCCCAACACAAACTGTCACCTCATTTGAGATCGCACCATCGATCCGCGATTTTCTGATATTTTCGGTCGGCACCATTCAGGAGAAGTTCTTCATGCGAACCCTGTCCTTATCGTTGATCGGAGTGCTTCTTGTCCTTTCTTCTCTCACCCAAGCGGCGGATCAGAATGTCGAGACGCGCCGCGTAGAACTCAATCGCCTTCTCGCTGACGAATGGGAATACACACTGCGTACGCAACCCGAACTCGCCACTCATGTCGGCGACAACCGCTACAACGATCGGCTGAGCGATTTTTCCGACAAGGCAATTGCCGAGGATCAGGAACATTCGCGTCAGTCGATCAAGCGTTTCGAAGCCATCGACACCACTGGCTTTCCCGAACAGGAAAAGCTCAATCAGGCATTGATGGTGCGCAGCCTGCGCGAGAGCATCGAAGAAGCGCGCTTCAAATCGTGGGAGATGCCGGCCACGCAGTTTGGCGGCGTTCATCTGGGATACGCTTCCCTGCCCTTTGATTCACCCTTTCGCAACGTGAAGGACTACGGGGATTATTTGTCCCGCCTTCACCAGATTCCACGCGTGCTCGAACAAGCGACTGCTCACATGCGCGAAGGCCTGCGCGATCGTTTGATGCCGCCTAAATATCTGCTGGAAAAAGTATCCGTGCAGGCGCAGCAGATTGCGGACAGTCCGCTGGAGAAGAACCCGTTTACAGAACCGTTGCGAAAATTTCCCGACTCGATTACAGCGCAAGAACGGCAACGGCTCCGGACCGATCTGGAGAATTCCGTCAAGAACGAAGTCGCGCCCGCATATGCGAAGTTTGCAAAATTTGTGCGCGAAGAATATGCACCCCACGGGCGGCTCGATCCGGGCGTCTGGGCCTTGCCGGACGGAGAAGCGCGCTACCGTTTCGCGGTCCGCCATCAGACGACGACCGCCATGACGGCAGAACAGATTCATGACCTCGGATTGAAGAGCGTGACGGAGATTGAGGGCGAGATGCTGAAAATTGCCCGCACTCAGGGCTTTTCGGACTTGAAGTCCTTCAACGCTCACCTCAAACAAGATCCGAATGTTCGCGCCAAATCAGGGAAGCAACTGCTCGACCTCTACGCGCAATATCGGGATCAGATGTACGAGAAACTTCCGCAACTGTTTGGACGCCTTCCGAAAAACAAACTCGCGGTTGTGCCGATGGAATCGTACCGGAGTGCCGACAGCGTTCCTGCCGACTATTCGACCGGTGCCGGCGACGGCTCGCGGC
Coding sequences:
- a CDS encoding penicillin-binding protein; translated protein: MPVKLWGWTSRLAIVLGLVVLLELSSVAASVNTRALTTRKSPSVSESQRAKRRMRTLAKGHAPRPRTRAARNRRRRNFERFYTSSFANGTADGDITAGEDPVVRQAAIEALGNLNGTVVAIEPTSGRILAMVNQKLALSSGAQPCSTIKLTTALAALSEGVIDKETEIRLGRRSRMNLTSALAHSNNPYFEAVGRKLGFDKISYYAHQFGLGELAGYQIDGEQLGTYPEEEISSKLGGVGKMCSFGEGISMTPLQLGALVSSIANGGTLYYLQHPNTPEGVADFQPRVKRHLDIANVIPEISDGMAGAVQYGTARSLRLNFSEESILGKTGTCSHAGTRFGWFASYANTDIGRIVTVVFLRGGRPTYGPKAAEITGRIYRNLYDHNFFVARSAAQSRITPELEKVSGTPQP
- a CDS encoding DUF885 domain-containing protein yields the protein MRTLSLSLIGVLLVLSSLTQAADQNVETRRVELNRLLADEWEYTLRTQPELATHVGDNRYNDRLSDFSDKAIAEDQEHSRQSIKRFEAIDTTGFPEQEKLNQALMVRSLRESIEEARFKSWEMPATQFGGVHLGYASLPFDSPFRNVKDYGDYLSRLHQIPRVLEQATAHMREGLRDRLMPPKYLLEKVSVQAQQIADSPLEKNPFTEPLRKFPDSITAQERQRLRTDLENSVKNEVAPAYAKFAKFVREEYAPHGRLDPGVWALPDGEARYRFAVRHQTTTAMTAEQIHDLGLKSVTEIEGEMLKIARTQGFSDLKSFNAHLKQDPNVRAKSGKQLLDLYAQYRDQMYEKLPQLFGRLPKNKLAVVPMESYRSADSVPADYSTGAGDGSRPGRINVNEYAPEKRLLLNVEAIAYHEGVPGHHLQLSIARELEGLPPFRKYDLDVNAFSEGWAFYSERLGKEVGFYREPYSDYGRLQNEMWRAVRWVVDTGVHSRHWTRQQMVDFFHEHTAMDDQNIETEVDRYIAWPGQALSYKMGQRKILELRERAQRDLGAKFDLRAFHDAVLDQGPLPLDILETKIDGWTAGQK